One Onychomys torridus chromosome 17, mOncTor1.1, whole genome shotgun sequence genomic window carries:
- the Zfp42 gene encoding zinc finger protein 42 homolog yields the protein MKEQMKKMAKTSGQKGLGEEALSRANPKQEEARQDQETRGEPLHITYTIHDEDVYSETRPKTKEEDFLDGYIECIVRGEFSEPVLEEDLLFKAFENLEEAEQDLSRHILEASSLLESSLEYVTKGKKLEECQAKQEQPQQTVGANPQLAELTGEEPRGGEYCGPLLMLECPQTGCKKKLKNKTALRKHMLIHGPRQHTCAECGKAFTEGSKLRRHLLVHSGEKPFQCTVEGCGKRFSLEFNLRTHIRIHTGEKPFGCPFDGCQKSFIQSNNLKIHILTHAKAGKKC from the exons ATGAAAgagcaaatgaagaaaatggcaAAGACAAGTGGCCAGAAAGGCCTGGGCGAAGAAGCCCTCAGTAGGGCGAACCCAAAACAAGAGGAGGCGAGGCAAGACCAGGAGACAAGAGGGGAACCTCTCCACATAACATACACCATCCACGATGAAGATGTGTACAGTGAGACAAGACCCAAGACTAAGGAAGAAGACTTCCTCGACGGTTACATAGAGTGCATCGTTAGAGGTGAGTTTTCTGAACCTGTTTTGGAAGAGGATTTACTTTTTAAGGCCTTCGAAAACCTAGAGGAAGCCGAACAAGACCTTTCCCGCCATATCCTCGAAGCGAGTTCCCTTCTTGAAAGTTCTTTGGAATACGTGACTAAGGGGAAAAAACTAGAAGAATGCCAGGCCAAGCAAGAGCAGCCTCAACAGACTGTTGGAGCCAACCCA CAGCTTGCGGAACTTACTGGAGAGGAGCCGAGGGGTGGTGAATACTGTGGTCCCTTATTGATGCTGGAGTGCCCTCAGACTGGTTGCAAGAAAAAGCTGAAGAATAAAACTGCCCTGAGGAAGCACATGCTTATTCACGGACCCCGACAGCACACGTGTGCAGAGTGCGGGAAAGCTTTTACAGAGGGCTCGAAACTAAGGCGACACCTCCTGGTTCATAGTGGAGAGAAGCCATTTCAGTGCACCGTCGAAGGGTGTGGGAAGCGCTTCTCGCTGGAGTTCAACTTGCGCACCCATATCCGCATCCACACTGGTGAGAAGCCCTTTGGGTGCCCCTTTGACGGCTGCCAGAAGAGCTTTATTCAGTCAAATAATCTGAAAATCCACATCCTCACCCATGCAAAGGCAGGGAAAAAATGCTGA